The Vanessa tameamea isolate UH-Manoa-2023 chromosome 25, ilVanTame1 primary haplotype, whole genome shotgun sequence genome segment TAGGGATAAAGAAATAGATGAAGAATTAGAGAAACAAAAACGCAAAAAGCGGGCCACAACGTCAGGCTTGGGACCTCTACCAGCGCCATCTGCTGACAAGAAATATAACGTATGTATAGTATTAACGACGataaataggaaaaaaataatggaacacattttaaaattatcttaaatccAATTTTCAGAAATCTGACGTTATACCAAGTCTGCCGAAACCTATATCAGTAAGTCCTAAATTAGGCAGAAACACACCTACACACCAAGCAGATACTAGTAAAACGTCAAATGGATCAGCTGATCTCCTTGGATTGGACACCATGAAACCAGAGCCGAAGACATCCAACAACGACgacatattttcaaatttctttTCAGCACCACAAGAGAAACCAGCTGAACCAAAACCGGAAGAACTGAAACCTGATCTCAAAACAGAGGAAGAGAATTTCTTCAAACAAGCGGCACCAACAGAAAAGGAGAAATCTAAGCTTACGAAAGATAGTATTTTGGCATTGTACAGTCAAACACCGACGAATACTTTAGCAAATCAATTTAATCCTGTCCAACAAGTCCAGCCCGGAGGCTTCGCATTTGGAACAGCTTACCAAACCCCAGCTTACAACAATATGGCAATGCCTAATGGAATGCAATTCAATCAATTCCAACCAATGCCAAATCAATTCCAACAGCCATTCCCGAGTCAAATGCAACAGCAGCCTCTACAAAATGTTCAACCGTTCCCCCAAAACCAGCAATTTTTCAACACTCAACCCACTCAACCGCTATCACAACAATTTAGTGGTCTTAACTTAGGACAGAATTTCGCTAATGCTTTTCCGCCAAACCCTAATGTCGCAAGCAATACAACTTGGCAATAAGGTTTCAAGGAATGAATTCATGGTTTATATTTCGTTGTGCATTATAGATAACGCATTATTCAGCGTTTGTTCTATCACGGCTGATATCCACAGAATGGGTTACGATACaatgttcaataatatttaaaatgttaactgaCTAAATCCAGGGTGCCGaagatatgtaaaaatatgCAATGTTTAAGGCATACGTactgcatttaaataaatatgtataaagtattatcaaatttcataatattaaataatttcttgttgaataaattattacattataagtaataacagttatactaaaaattttgtacaaatttgtttaaatagtgTATTGTGTCTTCAAAACATGACATGCGTTTAGTAAATTTTCTAAAAGGCAAGCTCGTTAGCCTTTTCTAATAGTgtgatatcatattataaatatcttcattacgattaaatttgtacaaaacAAACGGAACAAAACATAACTAATTAATGGTAacttttcatacaataatattaactaaaccgGTTTTTACTGAATGTTAATTTCTGAAACGATGAGCAAAGTCAAATTTAGTCTAAAGAATGAAGTTTCATTTGTCGCGTTTGACTGACCTGACTTCCTGACTTCAGAAACTGGCGTATAAACAAGTACtagatcaataaatatatactagttaatacatttttatctattaaaattagaaacCATTTCTcagtttattacatatatagaaaatcgataattatttaataattttattattatatatatatatatatacgattgtCTAAATAATAaggtagtttattttatttttgattatgcattgtacaaatttaattgtaatgctCAATTTATTATTGCGAACAGGTTAATAACATAGACAATAAACATCGTAACGCATTCTCTTACGTCAAGGgactttatattttcttttatacatacatataatttattatagctaCCTTTGTGTGTAACTGGTGATAATATTTAGGTTATTTTAAGCACCgagagaaaaatatatacagcttattccaatcgaagattGAATAAAGATAAGCATaccttatatttacatataccaTACAATTTGCAAAAACTCTGCtctattatgcactacaaactttctttattaatgtaacttaatttataacacaacactatgtcttttaactatttatagttacttttatttttctgccTTTCAggacgccattttttcacgaattcATAATGTGTACCATAGAGTATTTAATGATATCATGTGAATTTAACGTCAAagttgtttatctttactccacCTGTGAtgggatatattattaaattaaatataattgatttgtcttgtaataaatatgtaattgtttattCAATTTCTTGCATACTTTggataaatgtattaattaattgtttcatttatttggaatagattagaaattaatttatataatgatgatGTATAGTTACTTAGACTCACAGTATCTCGGTGTATAATTCACTTTGAAGCTTAATTTACTATTCGTATGTGTATTGTgcagttattttgaaaaaaaaaacctattttttccgtatatacaataatagaatttatttttttaattacgtttttacacgttttttttagtattatcttGCACTGTTAAGACACAGGTAGTGTGATGTTTGTGTTTATGTATGAGTAATTATTTACgctattatataaattctaaagaTTAGTTTactattgttttgaaataatcaACATGATGTCTATTCAGCCCATTTTCAACAGCAGTGAGCAATGTGACAAATATGTCCAATGAAGGAGCCTTGGATCGTGACCTAAGATTGCGGGAACCGAAGAAACTCGATCGAGTTCACCGTttagttttcaaataatttgtgaGTTTCACTGTGGGCTTGGTGGGGAAGGAAAACATTGGGATTCAGATGAAATAACAAGAAAAGCCTATGCCCACCTGTGGGCATAGAATGTGGGTCACATTCATAGGTTGTTAAGGAAAGGGCTGAATGTAATTTGGTAttcataaaacatacaaaaatttgATCAGggacaataataattgtattaaaatccgAGAAACATTTAGAGTAtgcttaatattactttttaacttagtagaatatttaatttgcatagAAAAGATAATTGTAATAAGGTTGGATTTGTCAACTTTAGTTAAGatattttaggaaaatattAGAGTTGTAACGAAGTATTTGGTTACTATTCGGTATTCGGCAAATTAAGACATTCGGccaaatactaaatattaactattcgaCCGGTTTATAATTTTACGGTTTGCGTTTCAATTTTCGAACCCGCATCAATCAAGCCGAAAAATTTGGAAGGATATTCGGTATCAGGCCGAATATACTATTTGGCAACatgaaaaatatactatttatgcTTTATAATTGCTACTATAAAGTAGACCTCGACTACTACTAGACCACACAttcttcatatttaattttgaaatccaAATGTTTGCTATAAGTTTAGATAAATAATTGGGCTCTTTACATTTTTCCTTTGTTTGCCTATGAATTTCCTATGAAAGGGTATTGTGTCTGAAATGTGACATAGAAAAGTAGCATTTACATTCgcgtaaagtttaaaaaaaaaatcttgttgatGGTCGATAGACTTATAGAAATATTTGCCAGAGTATGCCCTGATTGAATgtcacatttaattattttgggtTATAAATATTTCGTCTGAATATTACTTAAGAATTTCGAGAACAGTAATACTTGCGCTAACTGTAAATGCTCATTTTAATTTCcctttataattgaaaatgttaaaaaaaaactattaaatttgatattaaaacgtGCTACGAAGTAGttgtatatcataattaaaaatatttaccctTTAGCGTTGGGATCAAAATACAACTGTGGTCGGTACGTTACGCATTCGTAACATAGAGTTGCAGCACGAATAACTTCGACGCGATTTCGTACGTCA includes the following:
- the LOC113396627 gene encoding stromal membrane-associated protein 1-like, with translation MTSKSEKDRAKQIQDRCQNILIQLLKDEDNKYCVDCDAKGPRWASWNLGIFLCIRCAGIHRNLGVHISKVKSVNLDSWTAEQVVYLQQMGNSRARAVYEANLPDSFRRPQNDNALETFIRAKYEQKKYIAKEWVPPTMPKLNWDKEIDEELEKQKRKKRATTSGLGPLPAPSADKKYNKSDVIPSLPKPISVSPKLGRNTPTHQADTSKTSNGSADLLGLDTMKPEPKTSNNDDIFSNFFSAPQEKPAEPKPEELKPDLKTEEENFFKQAAPTEKEKSKLTKDSILALYSQTPTNTLANQFNPVQQVQPGGFAFGTAYQTPAYNNMAMPNGMQFNQFQPMPNQFQQPFPSQMQQQPLQNVQPFPQNQQFFNTQPTQPLSQQFSGLNLGQNFANAFPPNPNVASNTTWQ